In one window of Larus michahellis unplaced genomic scaffold, bLarMic1.1 SCAFFOLD_85, whole genome shotgun sequence DNA:
- the LOC141736938 gene encoding protein CutA-like isoform X2, producing the protein MATGHPPPGDGPNDPRDPRDPGDPGAPYQPGSLSAAFVTCPNETVAKELARAMVTKRLAACVNVLPHVTSIYEWKGKVEEDSEVLLMIKTRSSRIPALAEFVRSAHPYEVAEVVAVPVTQGNPPYLRWVGDSVPP; encoded by the exons ATGGCCacgggccaccccccccccggggacggccCCAACGACCCCCGTGACCCCCGTGACCCCGGTGACCCCGGTGCCCCCTACCAGCCCGGCAGCCTCTCGGCCGCATTCGTCACCTGCCCCAACGAGAcggtggccaaggagctggcacg ggccatggTGACGAAGCGCCTGGCCGCCTGCGTCAACGTCCTGCCCCACGTCACCTCCAT ctacgagtggaaggggaaggtggaggaggacaGCGAGGTCCTGCTG ATGATCAAGACCCGCAGCTCCAGAATCCCGGCGCTGGCCGAGTTCGTGCG gtccgCGCACCCCTACGAGGTGGCCGAGGTGGTGGCCGTGCCGGTGACACAGGGGAACCCCCCGTACCTGCGCTGGGTGGGGGACAGCgtccccccctga
- the LOC141736934 gene encoding protein CutA homolog: protein MKLAFGVLALALVTVTVTPRLTALGRRLLSMATGHPPPGDGPNDPRDPRDPGDPGAPYQPGSLSAAFVTCPNETVAKELARAMVTKRLAACVNVLPHVTSIYEWKGKVEEDSEVLLMIKTRSSRIPALAEFVRSAHPYEVAEVVAVPVTQGNPPYLRWVGDSVPP, encoded by the exons atgAAGTTGGCCTTTGGT gtgctggcgctggcgctgGTGACGGTGACGGTGACGCCGCGGCTGACGGCGCTGGGCCGGCGGCTGCTCTCCATGGCCacgggccaccccccccccggggacggccCCAACGACCCCCGTGACCCCCGTGACCCCGGTGACCCCGGTGCCCCCTACCAGCCCGGCAGCCTCTCGGCCGCATTCGTCACCTGCCCCAACGAGAcggtggccaaggagctggcacg ggccatggTGACGAAGCGCCTGGCCGCCTGCGTCAACGTCCTGCCCCACGTCACCTCCAT ctacgagtggaaggggaaggtggaggaggacaGCGAGGTCCTGCTG ATGATCAAGACCCGCAGCTCCAGAATCCCGGCGCTGGCCGAGTTCGTGCG gtccgCGCACCCCTACGAGGTGGCCGAGGTGGTGGCCGTGCCGGTGACACAGGGGAACCCCCCGTACCTGCGCTGGGTGGGGGACAGCgtccccccctga